A genomic window from Leptolyngbya sp. BL0902 includes:
- the metK gene encoding methionine adenosyltransferase, producing the protein MSKRYLFTSESVTEGHPDKICDQISDTILDAMLAQDPLSRVAAEVVVNTGLVLVTGEISSQANVNYANLIRRKIQEIGYIDPTNNGFSADSCAVMITLDEQSRDIAQGVDQAHETRAASSDEMFDAIGAGDQGIMFGFACNETPEFMPLPISLAHRIARQLAAVRKTGQLPYLRPDGKTQVTVAYEDGKPVGIDTVLVSTQHTAAIGDITDDAAVQDKIKADLWEQVVLPVFGDLTIQPDANTRFLVNPTGKFVIGGPQGDAGLTGRKIIVDTYGGYSRHGGGAFSGKDPTKVDRSAAYACRHMAKNIVAAGLAEKCEVQLSYAIGVARPVSIFIDTFGTGKISDDQILALATEHFELRPAGIIATFNLQTLPQERGGRFYQDVAAYGHFGRTDLDLPWEATDKAEALAKAAEAFLAAV; encoded by the coding sequence TTGTCTAAGCGCTACCTGTTTACCTCCGAGTCTGTGACCGAGGGGCACCCGGATAAGATTTGTGACCAGATTTCCGACACCATTTTGGACGCCATGCTGGCCCAAGATCCCCTCAGCCGGGTGGCTGCTGAGGTGGTGGTGAATACCGGGCTGGTGCTGGTGACGGGGGAAATTTCCTCCCAGGCGAATGTGAACTACGCCAACCTGATTCGCCGCAAAATCCAGGAAATTGGCTATATAGACCCCACTAACAACGGCTTTTCCGCCGATAGCTGCGCGGTGATGATTACCCTAGACGAGCAATCCCGCGATATTGCCCAGGGCGTGGATCAAGCCCACGAAACCCGGGCCGCCTCCAGCGACGAAATGTTCGACGCCATTGGGGCGGGCGACCAGGGGATCATGTTCGGCTTTGCCTGCAACGAAACCCCAGAATTTATGCCGCTGCCCATCAGCTTGGCCCACCGCATTGCCCGCCAACTGGCGGCGGTGCGCAAAACGGGTCAGCTTCCCTACCTGCGCCCCGACGGCAAAACCCAGGTCACAGTGGCCTACGAAGACGGCAAACCCGTGGGCATCGATACCGTCCTGGTCTCCACCCAGCACACCGCCGCCATTGGCGACATCACCGACGACGCAGCGGTGCAGGACAAAATTAAGGCCGATCTGTGGGAACAGGTGGTGCTGCCCGTCTTTGGCGACCTGACCATCCAGCCCGACGCCAACACCCGTTTCTTGGTCAACCCCACGGGCAAGTTCGTCATCGGTGGCCCCCAAGGCGACGCCGGACTGACCGGGCGCAAAATCATCGTGGATACCTACGGCGGCTACTCTCGCCACGGGGGCGGGGCCTTCTCCGGCAAAGATCCCACCAAGGTAGACCGCAGTGCCGCCTACGCCTGCCGCCACATGGCCAAAAACATCGTAGCCGCTGGCCTGGCGGAAAAGTGCGAAGTGCAGCTCAGCTATGCCATCGGCGTGGCCCGTCCGGTGAGCATTTTCATCGACACCTTTGGCACGGGCAAAATCAGCGATGACCAAATCCTAGCCCTAGCGACGGAGCACTTTGAGCTGCGTCCCGCTGGCATCATCGCCACCTTCAACCTGCAAACCCTGCCCCAGGAAAGGGGTGGACGCTTCTACCAAGATGTCGCGGCCTACGGTCACTTTGGCCGCACCGACCTCGACCTGCCCTGGGAAGCCACCGACAAAGCCGAAGCCCTGGCCAAGGCCGCAGAGGCGTTTTTGGCGGCTGTCTAG
- a CDS encoding histidinol-phosphate transaminase: MVLSFLRSDVVQLAAYQPHPGAAGEAEPQIIDPLDTNECPYDLPAELKEKLAWTVQHTIAANRYPDGGHADLKASIAAYVAESAPGILAQHISVGNGSDELIRSLLIATCVGGEGSVLVANPTFSMYAILARTLGIPVVAVGRDEETFAVDLDAAQQAIDQPAGLPVRVVFMVHPNSPTGNALTEAELAWLKQLPEDILVVVDEAYFEFSQHTTAAEVRQRPNWVVLRTFSKAFRLAAFRVGYAVANPDLTAALEKVRLPYNLPSATQAAAALALAHRQDLLAVIPEIQAQRDWLSTAMASQTPLHPWPSAANFIYARPAAPQRPMEDDLAHWFQHLKAQGTLIRHTGGGLRITIGSPAENQRTLGHIIQVSP; the protein is encoded by the coding sequence ATGGTGCTTTCCTTTTTGCGGTCTGATGTGGTGCAACTGGCGGCCTACCAGCCCCATCCCGGAGCAGCGGGTGAGGCAGAACCCCAGATCATCGATCCCCTTGATACCAATGAATGCCCCTACGACCTGCCCGCCGAACTGAAGGAAAAGCTGGCTTGGACGGTGCAGCACACCATCGCCGCCAACCGCTACCCCGACGGGGGCCACGCCGACCTCAAGGCTAGCATTGCCGCCTATGTCGCGGAATCTGCACCGGGCATCTTGGCCCAACACATTTCGGTGGGGAATGGCTCCGATGAACTGATTCGCTCCCTGCTGATTGCCACCTGCGTCGGTGGCGAAGGATCGGTGCTGGTGGCCAATCCCACCTTTTCGATGTATGCCATTTTGGCCCGCACCCTGGGCATTCCCGTCGTGGCCGTGGGCCGGGACGAGGAGACCTTCGCCGTGGATCTAGACGCCGCCCAGCAGGCCATCGACCAACCCGCAGGCTTACCCGTGCGAGTGGTGTTTATGGTGCATCCCAACTCCCCCACGGGCAACGCCCTCACCGAGGCCGAACTGGCGTGGCTAAAGCAACTGCCGGAGGACATTCTGGTGGTGGTGGACGAAGCCTATTTTGAATTTAGCCAGCACACCACCGCCGCCGAGGTGCGGCAACGACCGAACTGGGTGGTGCTGAGAACCTTCTCCAAGGCGTTTCGGCTGGCGGCCTTTCGGGTGGGCTATGCCGTGGCCAACCCTGACCTCACCGCCGCCCTAGAGAAGGTGCGCCTGCCCTACAACCTGCCCAGCGCCACCCAAGCCGCCGCCGCCCTCGCCCTGGCCCACCGCCAGGATCTCCTCGCAGTGATTCCCGAAATCCAGGCCCAGCGAGACTGGTTGAGCACTGCCATGGCCAGCCAAACCCCGCTGCACCCTTGGCCCAGTGCCGCCAACTTTATCTACGCCCGCCCCGCTGCCCCCCAGCGGCCCATGGAGGACGACCTCGCCCACTGGTTCCAGCACCTCAAGGCCCAGGGCACCCTGATTCGCCATACGGGCGGGGGCCTTCGCATCACCATCGGCAGCCCCGCCGAAAACCAGCGCACCCTGGGGCATATCATCCAGGTATCCCCCTAG